A single genomic interval of Lewinellaceae bacterium harbors:
- a CDS encoding GntP family permease, translated as MIILLLLLSVVLIVVLTARYNVHPFLALLFAALGYGLLSGMELPLIVQSINDGFGGTLGKIGMVIVLGVIIGAFLEHSGGAFKLAEVVLRIIGRNRVHEAMGIIGFIVSIPVFADSGFIILNPLNKSLSKKAKLSIAGTSVSLILGLMLTHVMVPPTPGPIAAAGIIGADVGLVMLLGLIVSAISLVVAIIYSKRVAAKTYIDPNPDLTEAEVEEKIRQAPSAAKSFLPIIIPILLIVGKSIVEFNLKDGETGTWLVQLLSFIGSPVIALTIGMLLAFTLPKKFDRNILSTSGWVGKALVDAAIIILVTGAGGIFGAILQNSGIAEVMTGLLSGVSLGIWLPFILTAAIKTAQGSSTVALITTASILAPMAASLGFDSEMQKALLVVAIGAGAAVVPHANDSGFWVVTQLTGMDIKTGYRLYTVGAAIVGTFAAFVVYIASLFIS; from the coding sequence ATGATCATCCTGCTATTGCTGCTCAGTGTCGTCCTGATCGTAGTGCTGACGGCCCGTTATAATGTGCACCCTTTTTTAGCGCTGTTATTTGCCGCCCTCGGTTATGGCCTGTTATCGGGCATGGAGCTTCCGCTCATAGTACAATCGATCAATGACGGTTTTGGAGGAACGTTGGGCAAGATCGGCATGGTGATCGTCCTGGGGGTGATCATCGGCGCCTTTCTGGAGCACTCGGGCGGCGCCTTCAAGCTGGCTGAAGTCGTGCTGAGGATCATAGGGCGCAACCGTGTTCACGAGGCTATGGGCATCATTGGCTTCATCGTTTCTATTCCGGTATTTGCCGATAGCGGCTTCATCATTCTCAATCCCTTAAATAAGAGCCTCAGCAAAAAAGCCAAATTGTCGATTGCCGGCACCAGCGTTTCATTGATCCTGGGCCTGATGCTTACCCATGTAATGGTTCCTCCGACCCCAGGCCCGATAGCGGCGGCGGGCATCATTGGCGCCGATGTCGGCCTGGTCATGTTGCTGGGGCTGATCGTGAGCGCCATATCATTGGTGGTTGCCATTATTTATTCCAAACGAGTGGCAGCCAAAACCTACATCGACCCCAACCCCGACCTGACGGAAGCGGAGGTGGAGGAAAAAATCCGGCAGGCGCCCAGCGCTGCGAAGTCTTTTTTGCCCATCATCATCCCCATTTTGCTGATTGTCGGAAAATCAATAGTTGAATTCAACCTGAAGGATGGCGAAACGGGCACCTGGCTGGTACAGCTGTTGTCTTTTATTGGAAGCCCCGTCATAGCGCTTACCATTGGCATGCTGTTGGCCTTTACGCTGCCGAAAAAATTCGACAGGAACATTCTTTCCACCTCGGGATGGGTGGGCAAGGCCCTGGTTGACGCCGCTATCATCATTCTGGTAACAGGCGCCGGCGGCATCTTTGGCGCCATACTGCAGAATTCGGGAATTGCAGAAGTTATGACCGGCCTGCTGTCGGGGGTGAGCCTCGGCATCTGGCTGCCCTTCATTTTGACTGCTGCCATCAAAACGGCTCAGGGCTCATCGACGGTGGCTCTGATCACTACTGCTTCGATCCTGGCTCCAATGGCCGCTTCTCTCGGGTTTGATTCCGAGATGCAAAAAGCCCTGCTGGTGGTAGCCATTGGCGCCGGGGCGGCGGTAGTGCCCCATGCCAATGACAGCGGTTTTTGGGTAGTTACTCAACTGACCGGCATGGACATTAAAACGGGCTACCGGTTATATACGGTAGGTGCAGCCATTGTAGGGACTTTTGCAGCTTTTGTGGTATATATAGCCTCATTGTTTATCAGTTAA